In a genomic window of Magnolia sinica isolate HGM2019 chromosome 14, MsV1, whole genome shotgun sequence:
- the LOC131225086 gene encoding receptor-like protein EIX2, protein MHLSNNSLSGNVPSTLKNCTLWETLDLEHNNFSGQIPAWIGKSFPALRILNLRSNMFTGNIPPQLLNITSLQVLDLAQNCLSGSIPQSLQNLMAMKNEQKMGHFILHGAGSYYEENLLVSVKGRMLEYTRTISLVTCMDLSSNNLSGEIPEQLTNLLGLHVLNLSGNHLIGKIPDKIGKLALLESLDFSRNQL, encoded by the coding sequence ATGCACTTGAGCAATAATAGCCTATCAGGAAATGTTCCTTCAACTTTGAAGAATTGTACTCTTTGGGAGACTCTCGACCTTGAACACAACAATTTCTCAGGCCAGATTCCTGCTTGGATTGGCAAAAGCTTTCCGGCTTTAAGAATTCTGAATTTACGATCCAATATGTTTACTGGCAACATCCCACCACAATTGTTAAACATAACCTCTCTTCAGGTTCTTGATTTGGCACAAAATTGCTTATCTGGTTCAATTCCTCAAAGTCTTCAGAATCTCATGGCCATGAAGAATGAGCAGAAGATGGGCCACTTTATTTTGCATGGAGCAGGATCTTATTATGAGGAAAACTTGCTTGTGTCAGTGAAGGGGCGAATGCTTGAATACACTAGAACAATTTCACTGGTTACATGCATGGACCTTTCAAGCAATAACTTATCTGGAGAAATTCCTGAACAACTCACAAATCTTCTGGGATTGCATGTCTTAAACTTATCCGGAAACCATTTGATCGGAAAAATCCCAGATAAGATTGGTAAATTGGCATTGCTAGAGTCTCTTGATTTCTCCAGAAATCAGCTTTAG